The following nucleotide sequence is from Stigmatopora argus isolate UIUO_Sarg chromosome 18, RoL_Sarg_1.0, whole genome shotgun sequence.
CTATGCAGTGTGCGGCCGCCCAACACTAATCACAAAAATTGTTGGGGGTGGAGAGGCGCAAGAAGGAAGTTGGCCCTGGCAGGCTAGTTTACGGCATTTTGGAATGCATTTTTGTGGTGGCTCTCTCATAAACAAAGAGTGGGTAATGTCCGCTGCCCACTGCTTCTCCAGGTGAGTCACGCCAAGGTGACCACAGAATCCTTTCTTCTACGTTGATCACGTAACCTTTCGCATTCACTTTGTAGCCCTGATACCTCTGGATTGGCAATTTCTCTTGGTCGTCACAACCTGGTGGGAAACAACTCAAAGGAATTGAACAAAACCGTCAACAAAATCGTTTTGCATCCGGACTTTGACATTTTCAGCTTGGAAAATGACATCGCTCTGCTCAGACTCTCCTCGCCAGTCACGTTCACCGACCATATCAGTCCTGTTTGCCTGGCAGCCAGTGGTAGTGTGTTCAATAATGGAACTGAAAGCTGGGTCACTGGTTGGGGGACGGTCAGGAAATATGGTCAGGCACTCATTGTTCTctgcattatttttaatcaattcatttattaaacACGAAACAATATCCTTGCATCCTTTAGTGTCCTTAAACACCCTACAAGAATTGGAAGTCCCAGTTATAGGAAACAGACAGTGTAACTGCCTGGATGGAGTCGGTTTAATCACAGAAAATATGATCTGTGCTGGTTTTCTGCATGGAGAAAAAGACGCTTGTCAGGTAAAGAACGCCATTATTTCTGTAGGAACATGTTTCGACAAACAGTTCGTCTTCCCTTTTCTAGGGCGACTCGGGGGGTCCAATGGTGAGCAAGCAAGATTCTATCTGGATCCAGTCTGGAATCGTCAGTTACGGTCTTGATTGTGATCAGCTCAATCAACCTAGTATCTACTCCCGCGTGTCCCGTTACCAGTCCTGGATCAATTTGCACATCACCTCTGATGGGCCCGGGTTTGTGCTGTTCAACTCTACTGGACTAGATGCTGATGGCACTTATACTTGTTCTGGTCTTCCTCCTCCTGTTACTGAAAAACCAGTTGAAGATCCAAGGCACATCTTCACAAGTGCTGAACGTGCGTACAATCCCATTTGTAATATCAAAGTACAATCCACGCACAGCACACTTGTATGATAACATCAGAAGTTTACCAACCTGTTTCTCAATACAGTCCTGTTACTTATGTTATATTTCCCATTTCAATTGTATTTCTGCATTGGTATACACTTAGCCAAGCTGTGGTCCATGTCCTTTTGCATTTTAAACTTCTGTACCTCGCGGCAAGGCTGTCAATTTACAAAGATGGCATATTTGCAGTGTGTGGAGTTCCAGCAAGGAAGCACAGAATAGTTGGAGGTGACATTGCTTCAGATGGAACTTGGCCCTGGCAGGCTAGTCTGCAACATTTTGGTAACCATATTTGTGGTGGTACCCTCATAAACAAAGAGTGGATACTGTCTGCTGCCCACTGCTTCTCCAGGTGGGTCACCCATAAATTAGGACAGACAATTATGACATGTTCAATTGCTAATCTAACATTTGGTATTCTTTCTCTAGCACCAGCACCCGTGGTTGGTCAGTTTCTTTAGGTCTTCTGAAGCTAGAAGAGCTTGAACCTCACAAAGTGACCATCGATGTTGCCACGATCATCTTGCATCCATCCTACAATATTTACAGATTTGAAAATGATATTTCTCTGGTGAGACTCACCACTGCAGTCATTTTCACAGACCATGTCAAACCTATATGTCTTGCATCTGAAAGCAGCGTGTTTGTCAATGGTACTAGTAGTTGGGTCACAGGCTGGGGAACAATTGATGAAGGAGGTGAGGAGCTTATTCCATAGCGAAACAAATCTTAAAATGATGTTTATTGAGTGTATCTCATGTACTTAACTATATCTTTTAGTGTCTCTTCCTTCCCCAAAGCCACTACATGAAGTTGAAGTCCCAGTTTTGGGAAACAGACAATGTAACTGTCTAGTTGGAGTGGGTTTAATTGCAGAAAGTATGCTATGTGCTGGTCTTCTAGAAGGTGGGAAAGACGCTTGTCAGGTACATTACTCTCATTTTGTTCTTGTTTATTTCTTAAATCTTAAAAGATGCTTTGACAGGCACTTATTCTCATTAACCTCAGGGGGATTCGGGAGGTCCATTGATGAGTGAACAAAATTCTATTTGGATTCAGTCTGGAATTGTCAGTTTTGGATTAGGGTGTGCTCGGCCTAATTCTCCTGGAGTCTACACAAGAGTGTCTTCCTACGAGTCCTGGATTAACTCCAACATCCTCTCTGACAAGCCTGGCTTCATGCAGTTCAGCCCAATTGGTCCAGATTCTGATAGCACCTACATGTGCCCTGGTCTACCTCCTCCTGTTACTGAAACACCAGCTCCAACAGAAAATCCAGAGTCCATCATATCAAATGTAATTTGCGGCAGgccaaaacagaaaacaatgaTTGTTGGTGGAGGAGACGCTCAAGCTGAAATTTGGCCTTGGCAGGCTAGTCTACAGAATTTTGGTGGTCACATTTGTGGTGGTTCTCTCATAAACAGAGAGTGGGTATTGTCTGCAGCTCATTGCTTTCCCAGGTGGGTCTGCCaaacatgaatgaatatttatctCCTCTAATTTGACTGTGTATTATTTGCTTTTCTCTCTTCAGCATAAGTACCTTTGGATGGAAGGTTTCTCTAGGTCTTCAGAACCTACTGGGTAATTTTTCAAAGGCGATGTCCAGAGATGTTGAAGAGATCATTTTGCATCCAGAATTCAGCATTTTCACCATTGAAAATGACATTGCTCTCGTTAAACTTTCATCGCCAGTCACTTTTACAGACTACATCAGACCTGTGTGTCTGGCATCCAGTAGTAGTGTGTTCAACAATGGCACTCCTAGCTGGGTCACTCGCTGGCGATCACTGCAGGAAGATGGTGAGGCATTTTATGAGTGGTCAAGTGCAAATTTCCAACTATAGTACTTTATAATATATCAAATTGAACTGATACACACTTACTGTATTATTTAGTGCCCCTGCCCTTCCCTGAAACTCTCCAAGAAATTCAAGTGCCAGTGGTGGGAAACCAACAGTGTAATTGTCTTAATGGATTAGGTTTAATCACTGAAAATATGATCTGTGCTGGTTTACTGGAAGGAGGGAAAGATGCTTGTCAGGTAGACTAATTCTAATttccaattagaaaaaaatgtttggacagGTAATCTATTTTTTACACCCTAGGGAAATGGAGGTGGTCCAATGGTAAGTGAGCAGGAGTCTGTATGGATCCAATCTGGAATTGCCAATTCTGGATTTGGCTGTGGTCAGCCCAACCGGCCCAATGTCTACTCAAGGGTGTCCCAGTACCAGTCCTGGATAGACTTGCACATAATTCATGATAAACCCGGGTTTGTGCAGTTCAACTCCAATGAGCAGGATGCTGATATCAACTACGTATGTCCCAGTCTAACTTCTCCTGTCACTGAAGGACCAACTACAACAGAAAATCCAGTAACTATCATTTCAAGTGAGGTTTGTGGCATCGCATCCCTGAACACAAGGATTGTCGGGGGTGTTGATAGCCAAGAAGGCAGTTGGCCTTGGCAGGCCAGCCTCCAGATATATGGTAGACATGTTTGTTCTGGTTCTCTCATAAACACAGAATGGGTACTGTCCGCTGCCCAGTGCTTCTCCAGGTGCATCACTCAATCATATGCGTAAATTTTATCTAACCCAATCCACTAACCTTTGGCACTTTCCCTGCAGCACAGATATCTTTGGATGGTCGGTTTCTCTTGGTCTTCAGAACCTTCAAGGATATAATTCAAATCAAGTGTCCCGAAATGTTGATACCATCATTTTGCATCCAGACTTCAGTATTTCCAACTATGATAATGATATTGCTCTGGTTAAACTTTCATTACCAGTCACTTTTACAGACTACATCAGACCTGTGTGTCTCCCATCCAGTAATAGTGAGTTCCACAATGGGACGCCTAGCTGGGTCACTGGTTGGGGATCAGTCCAGGAAGATTGTAAGATGCTCTACCAgtgataaaatatatttaccaaCAATATACGTCATGCACTGCCAATGTGTTCTTTAGTGCTCCTCCTTTTCCCGGAAACACTACAAGAAGTGGAGGTCCCTGTCCTTGGAAATAGACAGTGTAACTGCCTGAATGGAGAGGGCTCAGTAACAGACAATATGATCTGTGCAGGGGTTCTGGAAGGAGCGAAAGGCCCTTGCTGGGTAGACTACTTATCTTATTATTTGTGTTTCTTAAAACATGTTGTTGACATGCAAAGTTTTTACACAACCTcagggggatgctggagctcCCATGGCGAGCGAGCAGGGTTCTAAATGGATCCAATCTGGAATTGTTAGTTTTGGAAATGGCTGTGTAAGACCTAATCAACCTGGGGTCTACTCAAGAGTGTCCCGCTATCAGTTCTGGATCGACTCCCACATCAGCGTCGATAAACCTGGTTTCGTGCAGTTTAAATCCAGTAGGCCGGACACTGATATCAACTACACTTGCCCTTTACCACCTGTGGGGACTGATAGCCCAGCAACAACTGAAGTTCCAGTACCCAGCGTGTCAAGTGCTGAATGTGGGTAACAACCTGAACTAGTATTATACACTGGTGTAACCTAAACTTAAGTTCAATGGGCTGTGCAGTACATTACAATACAAAGTACTCTGACATGCTTGTTAAGtcagaataaaaacagaatattagcTATATTTTATCAATCTACTGCAGTCCTAGTAAAGTACAATGTTTTACAGTGTGTGGCAGTACAACAGTGGATACTAAGATAGAAGAGGGCAGTTTCCCCTGGCAGGCAAGTCTACAAAGTTATGGCAGCCATGTTTGTAGTGGTTCTCTCATAAACAGTGAGTGGGTGATGTCTGCTGCTCACTGCTTCTCCAGGTGGGTCATCTAAGGATGAAAACATGCATCTCCCCTAATTTGACCTGCTAACCTTTCGGCATTCATTCTGCAGCACTATTACCGTTGGCTGGTCGGTTTCTCTCGGTCCTCGAGACAATTCAAATCAAGTGTCCAGAAATGTCGATATGATCGTTGTGCATCCAGACTACAACCGTTCCAACAATGACAACGACATCGCTCTCCTCAGACTCTCCTCAGCTGTGTCAATCACAGGTTATATCCGACCTGTATGTCTGGCAGCCGATAAGAGTGTGTTCAACGATGGTACCGAAAGCTTGGTTACTGGATGGAGATCAGTCCAGAGAGGTGAGGATTTGATATTTTCTAAACTCATATTTGTTGAATTTACATTACACTTTGTGTCCTTTTCCTGAAAAATTTACTAGAAGTAGAAATCCGAGTTGTTGGAAACAGGCAGTGTGACTGCCTGAATAAAGAAGGCTCAGTCACAGACAACATGATCTGTGCTAGGATTCTAGAAGGAGGGAAAGACACCTGTCAGGTAGACTCTATGTTGTCAATTTCttgatttagaattttttttgctgCAAGTTTCCGAAGCCAAACTACTCTACTTGAAATCCTTAGGGGGATACAGGAGGTCCAATGGTCAACAAGCAGGATTCCAAATGGATCCAGTCTGGAATTGCTAGTTTTGGCTGTGTGCTGCCCAATAAACCGTCAGTTTATGCAAGAGTGTCTCGCTACCAGTCGTGGATCAACTCTCAGATCGGCTCGGATAAGCCAGGCTTTGTACATTTCAACTCCAATGGGTTGGATGATCGCAACTACACTTGTCCTCTATCGCCTCCTGTTATCGATATCACAACTACAATAGGAACAGCTCTGACCTCAACAACTACAAGAACAACACTACCAAATCCCACTGGTTACTGTCTTCTTGTGATTCAAATAATCTTTACTATTTTTTATTGCCTGATTTCACATGTATGTCTTGGACTTTGTTATATCCCTTCATTTAGGGCAAGTATGCGGTACTGCACCCCTGAACGTTCGCCTGGAAGGCAACCCTCAATATGTACAAAGTGGAACTTGGCCCTGGATCACAAGTCTCCACGAAAATGGGCGATATGCTTGTGCAGGAACTCTTATTACTTCCACTTTCATCCTCACTGCTGCTGAGTGCTTTtctaggtatttttttttactggatagcAGTCTTCTGTCTAATTGGATGGTCAATTTGGGTATTTCACTTTATATTCATATTGTACTCATCTATTCAAATTCATGCTGTCCATATAAGAATCTTTTTATTCTAAGGCAATTTATATGCTGTATGCAGCTCTACTCCAGTGGTCAGTAACTGGACTGCGTATGTGggacacaaaattgtcaaaggCATGGAGGAGTTTGAAATCTCATTGGCCATCGATAGGATTACCATAAGCCAACAGCAAGATTCGAATGTTGCAGTGCTGCATCTAAAACAACACGTTGCATTCAGTATTTACCGTCAACCTGTGTGTTTGGACATCAACAATGCAGTCGCCTTCCCTGTTGGAAGTCGCTGCTGGATCGCAGGCTGGGGAAAACAGAACCCATATCAAGGTGAGGCCACAATCACCATGGAGATTTTTTCTTGAGATTGAATTGACCAAAATAGCTTAAAATTACTATTTCCACATTAATGAGTATGTATGTTCTTCTCAGGTATTATGAAATCCGAAAGACTAAGAGACCTTGAAACTGAGGTAGTCAGTTGTGAAAGTTCTGGGTCTGATACGGAGAACATTTGTACTTCTTCCTTGGACCTTCAACAGGTACGTTCCTGTTACACATATATCTTCAAATGGTCAGATTTATCCTGATAAAATTTGCTGTCTCTTATGGGCTTGACCTTCAACCTCGGCCTATCCATTGTATATTTTGATTTCTGTTGTTGTGAGCAACCTTCTACTAACATATCCAGTGTCTATCTTATAAAACCATCTTAAACTAGCCTATTCAAACCCTCTAATGGATGATGTCATTCATACTCATGTCTTTGTAGGGAGATGTTGGCGGGCCTCTTATCTGCAAGTCAGACTCATCTTGGTTCCAGGCAGCCGTTGTAACAACAGCCCTCCACACCAACATTCAGGTGTTCTCCAAAACATcgcgtttggcatcattcttgAAGGAAACGGTAGGCGACACGCCATCTCCTGCGCCTGAGTCCTCAGCAGGTGTACTAGGTTCATCCAGGTTCTCGCACTTTTATTTCTTTGTGTCTTTAACCTCTTCCTACCTGGTTTCATCTATGTATCATGGAGAGGCATGAGATTAGTTACTTATATATCGACTCACTTATGCCAGACCTGAGTAAATGAAGTACCaaattagttattttttattattgttgtgaCTTTCTTTCTGACAATAATATACTTagtaagatacaaaaaaaatcaaatatttccaaacttgtttttcagtacattttttttatgttaacacAAACATAGCAAGGCCTTCATGCATATAAACATGTTAAACAATAGTGCAAAAATGTCATTCCTTATGTGAAATTTTATTGAATGATATGTTGAATGAGCTTTACTGAGATGATAAATAGACAACGAATTCAGTGTGTTGCATAGCTGGTAGCAAAGgcctcaaattattattattattaatgttattgcTATGTGAGTTAGGCTGCATCATTCACTGGGCCGCTTGTTCTCCACCGTCGACATCATTGATCATTTCCTTGTATTTACTCTTGAAAAATCCGGCCTGTGAATACAAAATGTTGGCATACTCTCAGGATGTATTTGTGTGATTTGTTCATCTTTTCATTcccttattttcttattttctcaCCTTATATAGGACAATTGAGAGTAGAGCCAGTATTGCCACTCCTCCCAAGGAACCGCCAACTATCTCTTTGGTAAAGTCTGGTTGGGGATACACTTCTACCCCTGTTTCAATCTGAAATGGACAACAACATTTGAGCCAATACATTCAAGTTTTGTCCCCCCAATTTTAAAATTACCTTGTGCGCGGCAGGTTTACTATTAGACGATGTTGAGAAGAAAATGTACTTGTTCTGGTCATACTCCAAACTGGCTGTGCTGACTAAGATGAACTTGGCGTTGTTGAGCCCAATCTGTTTCAAAATGACAACTGAATTAGACGGGCTCTTCAATTACATAGAAAGGAGACCACCCTTTAAATAATACGCGCTTATGAATTACCTGCTGGATCCATGCTGAACTCATATTGGCGGATATTTTGTACTCCTTGTTCTCTAACGTTCCCATCAACCTATTACAATTAAACACTCTGCACGTAGCCACAGAGCAATCCTGtgaacattgaaaaaaacacatcatGCATGTGTACCCTCTCCTAAACAGATAGTGATGCTTTTCTTACCACTAACTTATTTCTTTGCACCAGACCAACAAAATTTGGGATATTAGAGCTTTCATCATTGCTGTAGTGGCAACCTGGAATCTGAAATGAAGACAGTTCGTGTTAACAGACAGGTGAGGACGGTTAATATAAAATGATATGACGTTCTACCTGCAGACTTGTCAAATTCTGCCAGATTTCCTGTTCACCAAGCTTCACTGGGACTCTGATCACAACTGTGAGGTTCAAGGCTCTGATGGTATTAGAAACCTAACACAAAGTCATTCATGGTTCTTAGTCTAATGCTAAATCAATTCgtacctttgtttttttaataattatctTACCAGAACTGATTGCTGTATTGATTTGTGTTCATCATTTTTTCCGTAGGTGAAATTGATGTATCTTAGAGAACTAAAAAAAAGCGTCTGATCAATGTTACAGTCAATTAATGGTCAAGTTCTCATTACTGCCCAATGACACACCTTTCCATTGTAACAAAAATGCTGTACTTTACACCAATGTCTTTGAATTTGTAAGGTTGACTCAAAGCCGAGTGTATCTCATTCCCACTAGAACAAAAACAGGAGTTGAAGTGTGTAGGAAAAATTGGTTATcccacacactggtgaaaaactcAACCTTGTTGCATTTGCTGTGATGAAAATCCTGTCTTCCAGTTGTCTGTTTGTTGCAATGCCGTACGAGACCACAAAGGCAGCCTGAAATCATTCCTTAATCGGTACTTAAGAAGTACAGATACTGTGCAAGAAGTGGAACTGAAATCTATTTCAGAACAAACCTTGGCGTTGCTACCGAAAATGGGTTTATCAATGGTGCATTCTGTCCTTCCAcgggtgagaccaccttcactGTCCAAAGAGTTGCACTCAATTCGTCTCTttatggaagaaaaacaaaatgaatcatGTCCGAGAAAAAAAGGTCTATATTGAACCTTACCTGCAGAGCAGTAAATTTTCTGTAAGAGAGCCCGATTGGGTACGTGAGAACAACGAAGGTGTTGTAGGAATTTTCTCCCCGGTTTTCCACAGATACATTGACGTTCAAGAGTTCATCAATGCCCACTCGGAACTCTGAGGAGCTGCTCCGTGATGAACGAGGTCAAGCATTGCGGAAAAAGTACTTCAAAACCTTGATGAATGTCTCACCTGTTAAAGTTAAATTCCAGTTTGAGGTTATCTTCACAAATTCTGTCCTCGCCGCAGTTGATCTCAAAAGACAACTGTGGAGAGCAGAAGATGGGTCAACACCTGAATCAGTGGGATAGGTCTACACCTTACGAGGCATGAAGCTCTCTCACCGGATGGAAGGTGGTCATTTTGGTCTGTTTGGCCAAAGTGGGGCTCAGGTCATTGGCGGCGGGCAAACCTTCAAATGTCATCTGCAGCTCATTGTAAAGAGGATTCAAAGAGTCGTCTGTGCAAGGCTAAAAAGTTGAACATGTCAAGGAAAAGACAGCTGAGAACGGCGTGGTGAGGTCTTCGGCTTTGGCGCTTCACTATCTGGCAACTCACCTTAATGTAGAATTTGACTACGAAGCATTGTTGCTCTTCTAAATCGAGAATCATGCTCCTGCTCGTTTCTCGATTCTTTTCACTGATGTAAGCACGGTTGTTTGGCACCTTGCGAGTGACGTCCAGCGTTAAGGTATAATTAACTCTCGCTCTCGCTGTGACATTTTTGAATAAGCGTTAGCAAGATGGACAAGTCACTAAATGAAGATAGACCCAGATATTCAGGCACCTGTCGACACGGGGGAGAGACTGCTCATCAAAAAGCAGATTTCTGCATTGAAGGGCTTTGGATTTTCACAAGTAGCGTTTTTTGTGGAGACTTGTTTCGGGTTATAGGACAGTATGCTGTCGACCAATACTATGGGTTTAGATCTGAGAACAAAGACGTTGCAGACTTGTAACTTCATGAATTATCCACAAACTTTTGTCCTAAAAATGAAGTATCCATGGAGAATAGTTTACCTGAGTAAAATGACTCTTCCTTTTGCACCCACTGCAAGGTCAACCATGTTATCCCCGCTGAGATCAGCAGAAGATTGACTGATGGACATGCCAAAGAACCTGAGACCTGACTCCAATTCCAATCCGGCAATCCTCTAAATGAGTAAGTGAAAAACCTTTATTCCTTTTGTCTCACTTTTAGAAGAACAGCACTCTAAGATGTGGTGTTTATGTTTATTATTGTGGGACTTTTAGTTCAGAGATGACTTTTGTCAGGTATGCTCCGTGTCCAGGAAGGAACAGTTGATCTTTGCAAAATACCTGTGAGAAAGTAGCAGAGATCCTTTTTTGCTCTCCTTGAAATATGTAGACGCTGCCTCGGCCGTCATCCTCCAACGGCGCCCCGACCACCAAGTCGTTACGTCCATCTGAGTTGATGTCAGGCAATATGGCGAGGGAGGAGCCAAATCGCCCTCTGGGAGATGCGACTCCTCTCAGAACCAAAGGAGAGTCGAACTGGCACTCTAGTCTCTGGTGGCAAAGCAAAGGTAAAAGATTTTTGAAAGGATTCATTTTCAAAAGAGGGCCCCAAACAATCTCAAAGTGACTCACTAGGCCAATCATGACGCAAACGTAAACCCTGCCCTCTCTGTCGTCCTCTACATACATGGGCGCAGAAATGAGGACGACATCCGTGATGGCGTCTTGGTTCACATCCATGGCACAGACCACTGCTCCGAAATATTCCCCAATCTGATACTAAAGccacaataacaataaaaaaaagattgttttgtgTACAGTTTTagttccacaaaaaaaacaataacaatataaatacggtgggaaaaaaatcactataaTGAACTGCCTGAAAACCTACAAGAAGCTACCCAAAGTCAACAGAAGTGACCACAAATTGAACCAAAACCAATCGGAAAATATCCCGAAATGTACCTAAAATATGTGCAACGactatatttattttccatagcTACTGGCCAGTTGTGCAATCCACGCGACACTGTGCGAGCATACCTGCGATTCAAAGGGTTCTATTTTTTGTTCGAGCATGTTTTGAAGAATCACCATCACAACTCCTCGATGTTGATATCTTGGCGCACCAACTACTGTCAGCGTTGCAGAACGCGTTCGGGCTATGGTTATTGAATAACCTGAAATTTAATGAGGTGATGAAGAAGTGCATCGTGGCTCTAGACTGAAGTTGATGATCAAATTCATACCCAAATAGCTGTCGGGATCAATATCCGTAGGCAGATAAGAACTTGTTGTCTGGCCGACATATGTTTGGAAACCTCCTCTCCAACCGTTGGCCCCGACAGAAGTCATCTGTATTCCCTGAAATCATCCCAGAAACGTTATGAACATTTGTTAAAACATCTTTCGCCATGTGCACGAATGCTCGGTTTAGTACGTCGGGCGTGTAGGTGGCGCTCAATCCGCGCTGAGCCATCTCCATTTTTAGCATCTCACCACTTGTTTGGGATCCTAAAATCACCATAAAAATACATAGTAGGTATTTATGAAATGAATGTTGTGATTCTCCTTGTGTAAAGTATTACGAAGCAGTTTCCATTTTACCTTCAATGGCAAAGATGCTTTCCTCCAAAGTCTCCTGTAAGGCATCCAGCGCATCGAAGCTCCCCACACGAAACACGTGCTTGTTCGAGGGAAGCGATGCGATGGTGTTCAGCTCAATTTTTGCCTTTTGGTTTTCAAATGCACTCCCCACCTTgtcaaaattggaaaaaaaacatggcctcatttaaaaatgaaaggtGCCATTATACTGTTAACATTACAACTCACCCCAATAGCAAATCGAACTATATTTTTTCTGTTGGCTTCCTGAATTGCAGCTGGCAATTTGCTGCTATCTCCAGATTCTCCATCCGTGATCACGATAAGAATCTTTTTCACATCGAGCCTGGAGCCTTGGCTTCCCGAAAAGACTTTATCACTATTAAAACAAAGAGTATCtgagttcatttttaaattgctaTGCATTTAGATTGCAAAAGAGGCTTGGAaggaaacaacaaacaaacatacacaaCAGTTGAAATGGCACTAGCTGTATACGTCACACTTTTTAACTGCTGTATTCCTTGAATCGTGTTTTTCCAGGTGGTAGCGTTCAAAGCAGACAAATTGGAATGGATTTTGGTCTTGGAGGAGAATTGGATGATGGCAAACTTTTAGAGAACATattaaaaacatgcatattaATATACAtgcaaaattacaaaataatcaAAGTCACTCACCAGGGAATCTTTGCCCACAAAAGATTCGATGAGTCCAATGACAAAATTCTTCATTGTTGTAAACTGATCCGGTTCTACGCTGCCTGACCCGTCCAACAGAAATGCGATGTCTGCTTTATTACGGCACTcttgtcataaaaaaatataaaaataataataatttataccGTGTGTAGGCCAGTCAAGATTGAATGATTTGTTCACTACAattattgaataaaaaataaggaGCACCATCGAGAGCAGCGGGCCGAGGTGGTCCGACTCTGTTCGAAAGGTCTATCTCCAAGCACAAGCCGTTGAACATAATGATGCTTCCACAATCTTTTGGAATGGTTGGACCGCAAGCCTGCAAGGGACCCAATATGACAAGTAGGAATTTCACAGACTGCCCACGtgcaaaatgatgaaaatgatttACCATAACATCTCGGGTGGACGGATTGGTTGTCATGGTCAAGCCTAAAGACATGTTGATGGCAAAATCCGGCACTGTGAAGAAGTTAATTACTTATTTAGGTATTTGCttgtcatttttatgactttgctcaattctattttttataaataatgaaaaaaattcaaagttaaCTGCCCCGCCTGGATAAACTTGgacatttttaactttttcagtgcaagtgacaatcgtgtgcggtcgattggtcgccggtcttttggtcgccgtcttttggttgccggtcttttggtcgcggtcttttggtcgcccgaccgagacaacgggcgaccaaaagaccggcgaccaaaagaccggcgaccaaaagaccggcgaccaaaagac
It contains:
- the LOC144092954 gene encoding uncharacterized protein LOC144092954, producing the protein MFKYCHMQKVCILTMAWREYPNVLTLVILLTARSQAQLDVCGRPTLITKIVGGGEAQEGSWPWQASLRHFGMHFCGGSLINKEWVMSAAHCFSSPDTSGLAISLGRHNLVGNNSKELNKTVNKIVLHPDFDIFSLENDIALLRLSSPVTFTDHISPVCLAASGSVFNNGTESWVTGWGTVRKYVSLNTLQELEVPVIGNRQCNCLDGVGLITENMICAGFLHGEKDACQGDSGGPMVSKQDSIWIQSGIVSYGLDCDQLNQPSIYSRVSRYQSWINLHITSDGPGFVLFNSTGLDADGTYTCSGLPPPVTEKPVEDPRHIFTSAELCGVPARKHRIVGGDIASDGTWPWQASLQHFGNHICGGTLINKEWILSAAHCFSSTSTRGWSVSLGLLKLEELEPHKVTIDVATIILHPSYNIYRFENDISLVRLTTAVIFTDHVKPICLASESSVFVNGTSSWVTGWGTIDEGVSLPSPKPLHEVEVPVLGNRQCNCLVGVGLIAESMLCAGLLEGGKDACQGDSGGPLMSEQNSIWIQSGIVSFGLGCARPNSPGVYTRVSSYESWINSNILSDKPGFMQFSPIGPDSDSTYMCPGLPPPVTETPAPTENPESIISNVICGRPKQKTMIVGGGDAQAEIWPWQASLQNFGGHICGGSLINREWVLSAAHCFPSISTFGWKVSLGLQNLLGNFSKAMSRDVEEIILHPEFSIFTIENDIALVKLSSPVTFTDYIRPVCLASSSSVFNNGTPSWVTRWRSLQEDVPLPFPETLQEIQVPVVGNQQCNCLNGLGLITENMICAGLLEGGKDACQGNGGGPMVSEQESVWIQSGIANSGFGCGQPNRPNVYSRVSQYQSWIDLHIIHDKPGFVQFNSNEQDADINYVCPSLTSPVTEGPTTTENPVTIISSEVCGIASLNTRIVGGVDSQEGSWPWQASLQIYGRHVCSGSLINTEWVLSAAQCFSSTDIFGWSVSLGLQNLQGYNSNQVSRNVDTIILHPDFSISNYDNDIALVKLSLPVTFTDYIRPVCLPSSNSEFHNGTPSWVTGWGSVQEDLLLLFPETLQEVEVPVLGNRQCNCLNGEGSVTDNMICAGVLEGAKGPCWGDAGAPMASEQGSKWIQSGIVSFGNGCVRPNQPGVYSRVSRYQFWIDSHISVDKPGFVQFKSSRPDTDINYTCPLPPVGTDSPATTEVPVPSVSSAELCGSTTVDTKIEEGSFPWQASLQSYGSHVCSGSLINSEWVMSAAHCFSSTITVGWSVSLGPRDNSNQVSRNVDMIVVHPDYNRSNNDNDIALLRLSSAVSITGYIRPVCLAADKSVFNDGTESLVTGWRSVQREVEIRVVGNRQCDCLNKEGSVTDNMICARILEGGKDTCQGDTGGPMVNKQDSKWIQSGIASFGCVLPNKPSVYARVSRYQSWINSQIGSDKPGFVHFNSNGLDDRNYTCPLSPPVIDITTTIGTALTSTTTRTTLPNPTGQVCGTAPLNVRLEGNPQYVQSGTWPWITSLHENGRYACAGTLITSTFILTAAECFSSSTPVVSNWTAYVGHKIVKGMEEFEISLAIDRITISQQQDSNVAVLHLKQHVAFSIYRQPVCLDINNAVAFPVGSRCWIAGWGKQNPYQGIMKSERLRDLETEVVSCESSGSDTENICTSSLDLQQGDVGGPLICKSDSSWFQAAVVTTALHTNIQVFSKTSRLASFLKETVGDTPSPAPESSAGVLGSSRFSHFYFFVSLTSSYLVSSMYHGEA